The genomic stretch GCGGCGAGCAGGTCCATCGCCGCGGCGTAGGGGTCCACGTTACGCGCCATCACTTGCTCGATAAGGCCCGCGAACCTGCCATCCCGCCGGCCCACGAAGCGGGTTCGCAAAATCTCCTCGGCCGTCTTGAGGACCCGCATCTCGATGATCCGCCGGCAGCGGCGCTCCATCCCGCCCGATCCGTCCAGGCGGGCCCGGTGGCCGTCGATCGCCGAAAGCAGATCGCCGGTCCCCTCGTCGCGTTCAGCGCTCGTCGGCACCACGGGAACCACCCAGGCCGGCTCTCCATCTCCGGAGGGGCCGAGGGCGAGCATGGCCTTCAGGTCGGCGAGTGTCTTGTGCGCGTCGGCGCGGTCGCACTTGCTGACCACGTGGATGTCGGCGATCTCTAGGAGGCCAGCCTTGATGGCCTGAATCTCGTCCCCGAGGCCGGGCGCCGAAACCACCACCACCGTATGCGCCGCCCGTGCGATGTCCACCTCGTCCTGGCCGACGCCCACGGTCTCCACCAGGACGAGGTCGAAGCCGGCCGCGTCCAGAATGTCCACGGCATCCAGGGTGGATCGGGCCAGGCCACCCAGCGCCCCGCGCGTGGCCATGCTTCGGATGAAAACGCCGGGGTCGGCCGTGAGCCCGGTCATCCGCACGCGGTCGCCCAGGATGGCCCCTCCCGAAAAGGGACTGGAGGGATCGACGGCGACGATCCCAATCTTGCGGCCGCTTTCGCGGACGGCCCGGGCCAGCGACCGCACGAGGGTGGACTTGCCGCTCCCCGGAACTCCGGTGAGGCCGACCACGTGCGCCTTGCCGGTGTGGAAGTAAATCTCGGCCAGGGCGTGGCGGGACCCCTCGTCACCCGCCTCGGCCCGCGACATCATCCGCGCGATTCCCCGCACGCGGCCCGCCAGGACCTCGGAAACCAGCTCGCCGGAGGGCGTTCGGGCCATGACGTCAGGCATCCATCTTCTGCTGGAGCGAGCGGAAGAGGTCCCGGTCGTCGACCACCCGCCGCGCCTTGAAGTCCGTACGCGGGAGCACCCCCGCTTCCACCACCTCGACCCGGGCCCGGACGCCCAACACCCGGTTCAGGCCGGCTTCCGCCCGGCGGCGCAACCCTTCGATGGCCTCCTCGCCCGCTTCGTACACCGCCTCTTTGGCGTCCAAGCGCACCAGCAGCTCATCCATGGCGCCGTCGCGGGTGATGATGATGCGGTGCTCGC from Candidatus Tectomicrobia bacterium encodes the following:
- the meaB gene encoding methylmalonyl Co-A mutase-associated GTPase MeaB, producing the protein MARTPSGELVSEVLAGRVRGIARMMSRAEAGDEGSRHALAEIYFHTGKAHVVGLTGVPGSGKSTLVRSLARAVRESGRKIGIVAVDPSSPFSGGAILGDRVRMTGLTADPGVFIRSMATRGALGGLARSTLDAVDILDAAGFDLVLVETVGVGQDEVDIARAAHTVVVVSAPGLGDEIQAIKAGLLEIADIHVVSKCDRADAHKTLADLKAMLALGPSGDGEPAWVVPVVPTSAERDEGTGDLLSAIDGHRARLDGSGGMERRCRRIIEMRVLKTAEEILRTRFVGRRDGRFAGLIEQVMARNVDPYAAAMDLLAAFYKD